AAAGAAGCGCCTACGGCAGAATTTGAATACACCCTCTCGGATGCTGATTATTCAACAATCTCATCTGAAGCTCTCGCAGTTGCAGCCAACAAAGAAGATTCAACAACGGCTTCATACATCAAATCGAGCCTTTCTCTTCCCGAAGGTTTTGCAGCAGACTATGTACCGGCTGTTTTGAAAAGCCTGCACCCGGCACTGGGTAAAAACTCGGTGGCCAAGGTAGCCTACAATTTCAACAACGGTCCGAAAGCTTACCTGGCAGAGTACACTGACGCAGGAACATATTATCTCCAAAGTTCGGATTATGCAGCAGTGGGGGGAGAAGTAAAGGTAAACCAGTTCTTTTCTCCTTCTTACCCGCCAGAAGAATATCTTCCAGCTCTGTTGGCCGGAAAATATTCTGATGCAGCGGATGGCACATTGAAAATGGTCACATATAAATATGCGCAATCCGACAATCCGGAAGGGTCGATGATGAATATCTTCAAAGAAGACTTCAGTGGATCGCTTGGCGATTTCCAAACGTTTAGTGTCGCCGGTGACCAGAGTTGGTATGCCGCCTCATATAGCTCAGATGAGTATGCAAAAATGTCGGGATATTCAGGAGGGGCTCAAGTCAATGAAGACTGGCTGGTTTCACCTGCTATTGACTTGAGCGACTATGCTTCCCCAAATATGCAGATAACACAAGCCATCAATTATCTCAACGATCAGTGGGATCAGATCAGTGTATTGGTTTCTACTGATTACAATGGTACCGACATCTCTACTGCAACTTGGAATAAAATCAATATATCCACTTTACCTACGGGAAGCAACTGGGATTTTGTTACTTCTGAACGTGTTAGTCTTTCTGACTACGCAGGACAAACCATCTATATTGCTCTGAAATATACCTCATCCGATACCAACGCAGCGACATGGGAAGTTGATCAGTTGGTTGTGTCCGGAATTCAGCCGAAAGTGAGCTTCATGAGTGACTTTTACCAACTGAATGACGGAACCTGGGCCAAAGATCAAGGCGCATATGTGGTGAATCCCGATGATTATGACGCAATGGGCGCACCGGGTAAATACAACAACTTCTCCAGCTCCGATAACCCGGATGACTACCTGCCTCAGCTCCTGTCGATAAAATATCCGTATGCTCAGGATGGTGATAAACTGGCTGTTGTTTATAAATACTACTCTGGTGGCACCTCGACCCGCGCTGATGAATACAGTTTCAGCATGAATGAATGGACCAAGTATGATCCGATTGAAGTTAAAACTGACCAGTTCATCAACGTTGGCTCCAAGTGGATCTTTGACCCGACCGTTAAATTCACCATGTCGTCAGCCGACTATCAACTCGTCGTTGATGCAGTAAAAGCCAATCCGGACACCAAGAATCTGGTTGACAGCTACGGAACAGGCGAGTTCTACTATGGTGCAAACTCTCATTATAATAACTTCGACCTCCGTATTGTCAAGCGTACTACCGGAGATTTTACTCAATCTGAATATGCTGATCTTTCGGAAGAAGATGCAAGTGCTTTGATTATGCAGCGCGTTGCTGAAGGCGTTGCAGTCATGTTGAAAGCGAAATTCCCAAATGCTGTCGCTCAGGTAAGTGGTGTGGATGTCATGTACATTGTCACTTTCAGCTCTTATGAAAATGACGGTAGTTATGGTAAATACACCGTAACTTTTCAGTGCACCAAGTCAGGACCCGACCCAAGTTTCGAACTGGTTGAAGGACCAACTCCTGTCGAATAAATCCGATTAAAATACACTTCATTAAGAGGGGGCATTTGCCCCCTTTTTTCATACCCATACCTCCAATATGGTTTAAGCGAATGTTATGGTTTGGTTTAATCTTTCAGACTCAAAATAGTACACGGATTTAATTCCTATATTTGCCGACTAAATTTTTGAAGATGCAGAACATTCGCAATATTGCCATTATTGCCCACGTCGACCACGGAAAAACGACACTGGTTGACAAGATGATACTTCATTCGAAGATCTTTCGTGATAACCAAAAACCGGGCGAACTGATCCTCGATAGCAACGATTTGGAACGGGAACGGGGAATTACCATCCTGTCAAAAAACGTTTCTGTTGTTTATAAGGATATTAAAATCAACATCATCGATACGCCTGGTCACTCCGATTTTGGAGGCGAAGTAGAGCGTGTACTGAACATGGCCGATGGTGTGTTGTTGCTGGTAGATGCCTTTGAGGGAACCATGCCGCAAACCCGCTTCGTATTGCAGAAAGCCATTCAGCTGGGGCTCAAACCCATCGTTGTCATTAACAAGGTCGACAAGCCCAACTGCCGTCCGGAAGAAGTTCAGGAAGAGGTTTTCGACCTGATGTTCTCGCTTGACGCGACAGAAAAACAGCTGGATTTCCCAACCGTATACGGGTCTGCCAAACAGGGCTGGATGAGTACCGATTGGAAAGAGAAAACCGACGATATTATTCCTTTGCTTGACGCGATTGTAGAGCATATCCCTGCTCCCATCGAAAACAAAGGAACTCCGCAGATGCTTATTACCTCGCTCGATTACTCCAAGTATGTCGGACGAATTGCCATTGGCCGGGTCAACCGGGGCGAGCTGAAAGAAGGCATGAATGTTTCGCTGGTGAAGCGTGATGGTAAAGTTATCCGGACGAAAATCAAAGAACTGCAAACCTTTACCGGCCTTGGTCGTGAAAAAGTGGAGACGGTTCAAAACGGCGATATTTGTGCCCTTGTCGGAATTGACGGTTTCGATATTGGCGATACGGTTTGTGATTTCGAAAACCCGGAGCCACTCGACCCGATTGCAGTCGACGAGCCGACCATGAGTATGTTATTCACCATCAACAACTCACCTTTCTTTGGTAAAGAAGGAAAATTTGTCACCAGCCGCCACATCCACGACCGGTTGATGCAGGAGCTGGAAAAGAATTTGGCACTGCGTGTCGAAACCACCGAATCGGCTGATGCATGGAACGTGCACGGACGAGGCGTATTGCACCTGTCGGTTTTGATTGAAACCATGCGCCGCGAAGGATACGAGCTCCAGGTTGGGCAGCCTCAGGTTCTCTTCCGTGAAATCGGCGGAGAGAAACACGAACCTGTCGAATTGCTGCACATCGACCTTCCGGAAGAGATGAGCGGAACTGCTGTGGATATGGTTACCCGCCGTAAAGGAGAAATGATGAACATGGAACGCAAAGGCGATCGTATTCACCTCGAATTCGAGATTCCTTCCCGTGGTATCATCGGTCTGCGTACCGGCATGCTGACAGCCACCCAGGGAGAAGCAGTGATGTCGCACCGTTTCCATAAATATGACCTGTTTAAAGGCCCTATCGAAACACGACTGAACGGTTCATTAATTGCCATGGAAACCGGAACCGCTTTCGCTTACGCGTTGAATAAACTGCAGGATCGCGGACGTTTCTTTATCGACCCACAGGAAGAGATTTATGCCGGACAGGTTGTTGGTGAGAACAGCCGCGAAGGTGATTTGGTCCTCAACGTAACCAAATCGAAAAAGCTGACCAACATGCGCGCATCGGGTTCCGACGACAAAGTGCGTCTGGCACCGCCCATCCGTTTCAGCCTCGAAGAAGCCCTCGAATACATTCAGAAAGATGAGTATGTAGAGGTAACGCCAAAATCCATTCGTCTTCGTAAAATCCTCTTGGATGAAAACGAACGGAAACGCGCTTCGAAGAAATAAATTCATCAAAAATATATCAGGAACCACTCCAAAACCGGAGTGGTTTTTTTTATGTCTTTACTTTTTGTCGACGACTTTATTTCGCAATATTTCAGAATTTCATGAATTGCTTTGTCGACTTTTTTACCACCTGAAAGAAATAATTGCTTCCCCATATTTTATAAACTGTCTAGCCTCAGCTGTGTAAAATATTTACGATTTGAAAGTTTGCCTTTACATTCTGAAAATCCTCAAAAGAATAAATGGCGTTTATTAGCATCATCTAAGAAAAGAATAATTGTAACAGTAAGCCCAATTAGATAACCAATCTTGAAACCCCAAAAGGCTGCCTCCGGACTATTTTTCGGCAGGCAGCCTTTCGTTTTTCCTTCCGGAAGAAGCCACAATTTTCAAAATGAGCTGAATTTTTCGGTTTATCTCAAAAAAAATCTGGCAAAAATCTCATTCTCACAAACTGCCAGTCTCTCTTTTAAATTAAAGGGTTTTAGACTTCTATCAACTTTGTCTCACCTCAAAAAATAAATCTTTTTCGGAAAAATATACTACTTTGCATTGCATGGTACCATTCTTTGTTCATATATTTGCATTACATACTTCAATGCCTTAAAAGGTATTTTTGAGAATGTAAATCAAAAAACGATGAAACGAATAGGAAATCACATCACGGTAACCCTGGCACTGGCAGCAATGCTGTTTTTAAATTCCTGCACACCAACTGCCGGCTTTCACCCCGCTTCCCTGCTGGTTGGAGAAGGTTCAAAGAGCACGGTGATTTCAACTGTTCTATTGAGACTTCCCGGAAAATTGGTCGATGCAACTGTCACCGAAATGGAAGCTCATTTCATGAAGAATAAACAGAAACATAAAAAAGAAGTCAAGCAGAACGCTTCCGAAAAAGTGTTAAGCCTTCCGATACATACCCGGATTGCTAACCCCATTCCGTTAAAGAAAGACAACAAAACACTCAAAGACACAAAAGCATCAAATAACAATAGCCATACAAGTACTAGTGGAACTACCAAGCTGAAAAACAGCAACGAACCGAACCCGGACACCAAACCCCAGGACGCCCCGGTTAGTTGCCAGCTGATGTAGATAAAGAAAGGGATCGCAATGAAACTGGAAAATACAAAAGCACAAATGCGCAAAGGAGTATTGGAGTACTGCATTCTCCTGATACTCTCCAAGCGCCCATCCTATGCTTCCGACATCATCGGGGAGATGAAGTCGGCTCGCATGATTGTGGTGGAAGGCACCCTTTATCCGCTGCTCACGCGGCTGAAAAATGCCGGTCTGCTCGGATATCGCTGGGAGGAGTCGTCACAGGGACCTCCCCGGAAATACTACGAATTAACCGAAAACGGCAGCCAATTCCTCTCCGAACTGGAAGGCTCGTGGCAGGAACTGGTCGGAGCTGTCGCTGAAATCAAAAACAGTTAACTGGAATCGCCCGAAACACAAAAACATTGGACATGAAAAGAACACTAACCATCAATATCAGCGGAACCGTTTTTCACATCGATGAAGATGCTTACGATAAGTTACAGGCTTATCTTCTCGACATCAACCGGTACTTCGGTTCCGATCCGGAAGGAAGAGAAATCATTATGGACATTGAAGCCCGTATAGCTGAACTCTTCCAGGAAAAGACAAAATCCGACGGCAATGTGGTCACCATTCAACATGTAGAAGAGGTAATCGAGGTGATGGGCCGGCCATCCGATTTTGCCGTTGAAGAAGAAGAGGAAGAACCAACAGAACACAAGAAGCGCACTTTCCGGACAGGAAAAAGGCTCTACCGTGACCCGGAACACCAGGTAATCGGAGGTGTCTGTGGCGGATTAGGTGCCTATTTCAATCTTGACCCGGTGATTTTCCGTCTGGCGTTCGTTCTGCTTTTCCTCGTCTCGCACGGAATCATCCTGTTGCTTTACCTGATTTTCTGGATCGTTGTCCCAAAGGCCATCACCACTTCGCAACGCCTTGAGATGCGGGGTGAGGACGTCAACATCGACAACATCAAAAAGACCATCAAGGATGAGTTTCAGGACGTAAAAAAAAATTATCAAAAGTTCCGAAATTCCCCTTCGTACGAGCGCGGGCGGGACAAAATAAATGAAGCAGGTAGTGTGTTGGGTTCCGTTCTGCGCGTGATACTCAAAGTCATCGTCATTATTATTGGCGTTGCCCTGATTATCGGCGGCTTACTCACCATTATTGGATTAGTCGGTTCGTTATTCATCTCGAATACTTTCCTGGGAATTGTTCCGTGGGGTAGTCATGTGGTTCCGAATTTCTTTCACTTCTATGTGGGAACCGACACGTTGAACTGGCTGATGATCTCCGTTGCCGCCCTGGTTGGAATTCCACTGCTGGCACTGATTTACCTCGGCACCAAACTGGTTTTCCGTTACAAATCGAATAATGCAGCAGTTGGCCTCTCCGCCTTCGCGCTCTGGATTATTGCTTTAATGATTTTACTGGGGACCGGCATTAGCAAAGTCAACTACTTCAAACGTCAGGGAACGTATACACAACGTCGCGAAATAACAACAAAAGCCGATACACTGTACCTGAAGCTGGCTCCGGATGAGTACCGCGATTACATCGACAATGATATTCAATTTGACGATATGCGCATTGCCTCGCTCAACGGACGTACTGTACTGGTAGGCCACCCGACCTTTGATATTGAGTCGACTTCCGGTACAGAACCGGAACTGATTATCCGTTCGAAGGCCCGCGGGAAGACCATCGACATGGCACAGGACAATGCGGAAGATGCTAATTACAAGATTGTCATCAAAGATTCGCTGGTCAACTTCTCACCCTGGTTCGAAATTGCAGAAGGAAAACAGTGGCGTGACCAGGAAGTACATGTCATTCTTCGTCTTCCGGTAGGAAAGACCGTTTATCTCGGCGACAGAATGGTTAAAATAATCAATGACATCGAAAATACTACCAATACCTGGGATGGCGACATGGTCGGAAAATACTGGACCATGACACCTCAGGGGCTTTCAATGGCAAAATAAACGGTTTGCCGGACACCATAATTCATCCATAAAAACGAAACCGAGATGAGTTTGATTTATAAAATCGGAATTATGATTGCGCTGTTGCTGACCTCACTGGTCTCCAACGGGCAAAGTAAATCGTACCGGATTTACAGCGAATTTGACCAACAGGACGGCTTCTCCTGGTTCTCTGTATCGAAGAGTATGCTCGATGTGGTAGACCTGACGCTGAACGACGAAAACAAAAAAGTAACCGGCGATTTGAAAGAGATCCGGATCATGGTTTTCAATCCGAAGAAAACGCAGTTGCATAAAGATTTCTACCGGATGATGAACCACAAGCTATCGCGGATGCGCTACAAAAAGGCAGAACCCGAAGACAGCGATCCGTCCGATAATGTTGCGTTCTGGATTAAAGGCAACAAGCGTAAAGTGCGCGAATGCCACATTGTGATTGGAAATGATAATCCGAATGGATTGAACTGCCTCATCTCTTTTTATGGTGACATGGATGTCCGCAACCTCGATGAGTTGAAATCAATCGGCGAAAGCCAGATAGATCTTTAACCAACAAAATTTTAGTTAGCTATGCAGAAAAGATTAACCCGTTCGTATCACAAAAGCCTGCTTGGCGTATGCGGCGGCATCTCCGAATATTTGAATCCACAAATGGACCCGGTATTCGTGCGAATAGCGTGGGTCGTATTATCATTTATAAATCCGCTGATGGTAGTGCTCTATTTCGTGCTGGCCATCATTATGCCCGAACCTGACTATCGTTATCATAGCGGGTACTAGTCAGGCTTTCGGGCAACCCTTTGAAGAGGCAGTTTTTCGAATGCACTGCCTCTTTTTTTGTTTTCTAACTTCCGCATCTGAGCGCTCCCTCGCATATTTATATCCTCAAACCGGATAACCGCTGGTTCCATTTTCAATTTTAACACTTTATCCGTTGTAATTTTCCTAAGTTTGGACCTACCAATCATTAACTGACAGAAAACTCCCCCATTTCAGCGAGTTTTAGAGGATTTTTATGATATGAAGAAACTACCGACAAATCTGCAGCGATGGCTTTTCATGGCCTTCGTCATCCTGGCCATTGCCAGCTGTTCTAAAAACGACGTTCCGGGTACATCACCCGATAACAATCAAACCGGAACGGATTCCGGTTCCGGCAACAACAGCGAGCCGTTTTCATTAACCGAAACCTTCGAAAAAGGAGAAAAAACAGCTTATGCTGTCGGAAACGTTACGCTGAGCACCGGAAGTTGGTACTTTGATGACGCTTTGCTAGGAAATCTTTCCAGCGATGCCAAAGACGGGAACCAATCGGTGCGGTTGCGCAACGGAAGCGTTGCGATGAATTTTGACATCAACGGTGTGCAAATGCTTTATGTAAAGCACGCGAAATTCGGCAACGACGGTAATTCCACCTGGAAACTCATGCTTTCCGACGACGGTGGTTCGACATACACCCAAATCGGGAGCGATATCTCCGAAACGTCCACCACGCTGAAAACCGACTCGTTCAGTATCAGCGATACACTGGCGGTTCGGTTCAAAATTCAGAAAACCGGCGATACACGAATAAATCTCGATGACATTACCTTCAAAGGAATAGGCGACCCGGGCGTTTCTGTTTCCGAGCCCGATACCACCTCTACCGGTGGCGGCGGCGGTTCCACTTCCGATGCTGCCGAACCAAGGGATGTGACCGTTGGAACCGATGCACCTCCGGCATCAGGAGACAACAGCAACCTGCTGCTGGGAAATCCGTCGGATGCCGTGAATTCCATCGTTTCGAAAGACAATTACCTCATCGATATGGGCTATTATACCGAGTCGTACAGTGCGAGCCGGGCCGAGCCCAACTGGGTGAGCTGGCACCTCGATGCTTCGAATATTTCCCACGCGGTGAGCCGGCAGGACAATTTCGCTGCATGGGCCGATTTGCCCTCCGACTGGTTCCAGGTGCAGGATAACAGCTACCACGGAAGCGGATTCGACCGGGGACACAACTGCCCTTCGGCTGACCGGACCAGCTCAGTTGACGCCAATTCAGCCACCTTCCTGATGACCAATATGATTCCACAGGCTCCCAACAACAACCAGCACACGTGGGCCGATTTAGAAAATTACCTGCGCGATGAAGTCAGGAATAAGGGCTACGAAATCTACATCATCATGGGGTCGTATGGAGAAGGCGGAACTGGCTACTACGGCACTACGGTTAACACCATCGATAACGGGAATATTGCCGTGCCGTCCCATATCTGGAAAATAGCCGTCATGCTCAAAACAGGAGACAACGATTTAAGCCGGATTGATTCCACCACCACGGTTCTGGCCGTGAATACACCCAACACAAACAACATCGATGCGGATTGGACCCAATACATTGTTACCGTTAGGGATATTGAAAAGGCCACCGGATACAACTTCCTGTCGGAGTTGCCACAATCGGTGCAGGACGCCATCGAAACAAAAACTTATTCGGTCAATTAGCAGTTGACGAGCAAAATATTGAACGCGGCCGGGAGATGTTTCCGGCCGTTTTTTCTTTTACAGGAAATTCCCATCGACCGCCGACCTCCCCTGGCCCGCTTTCTTCCCGAAAGGTTCGCCAAACAAGCGCCGGAGTTCTTCCAACGGCTCGCTGAGTTCTTTGCTCGCCCCCTGACTGCCACTGCGTCAGTCGAGACTGCCATTGCGTCGGTCGCGGAGTTGTTTTCTTTATCCCCGGAGATGTTTTCTTTACTTGTCACGTTCATTTCTTCAAGGCCGGAGATGTTTTCTTCACCCGTCGTGTTCATTTCTTCGTGGCTCGGGTGGTTTTCGCTATTTCCCGGGATGTTTTCTCTACATGCCGGATACTTTCTCCGCCAGCGAAACTGGTTGTAAAGCTTTGCTCATATATTTATCACGGACGATAAACAGACCCGTTTCTGAAGAATTGGGATACAGGCAATCCCAAAGTCCCCGAACTCATTTTCCACCAGAATTCAACATTTAATCCCAAAGTCGGGACTGCATTTTATTGCCCTTTCCCCGCTTTCTCTTTTTTCGTACCTTATTCTTACTAAAACCGCTGGTCATGAATACATCAGGAAGAAACAACCGGCGAACCACCTGGCTGGGCCTGGCTGCTCTTTCAGCCATTGCAGGCCTCATGCTGATGGTGATTTCCCGCTACGACCCTTCGTTGCTGTTTCTGTCCGGGCTCTTCATCGGTGTTTCGCTATGCATCACCATCCGTTTGTTCTTCAACTCCCGCTCGAAAAAACCACAGAACCTTCCGCACGAAAACGACGATTCGCCCTAAATGCTTTACATTTGTGCCAAACGCATTTAGGATTATTTATGAAAAAACTGGTTTTTGCCACCAACAATCCACACAAACTGAGAGAACTTCGCGAAATACTGGGTGAACAGTTCGAACTGCTCAGCCTGAACGACATCGGTTGTGCCGACGACATCCCGGAAACGGGGGACACGCTGGAAGCCAATGCCGCCCAGAAATCGTTTTACATCTGGGATCGCTACCACATCAACTGCTTTGCCGACGATACCGGCCTCGAAATCGATGCCCTGAACGGCGAACCGGGGGTTTACTCGGCCCGCTATGCCGGTGAGGCCAAAGACGCCCGCGAGAATGTGAAGAAAGTGTTGCGGGAAATGAACGGAGAAAACAACCGGACTGCCCGCTTCCGCACCGTCATTTCCTTAATCATCGATGGGAAAGAGACGCAATTCGATGGAATTGTAGAAGGTGAAATCCTCACCGAAACACGCGGCGATGCCGGCTTCGGCTACGACCCTATTTTCCTTCCGGAAGGAAAACAGAAAGCGTTTGCCGAAATGGAAGCAGACGAAAAGAATGAAATCAGTCACCGGGGCCGTGCCGTGGCCAAGCTGGTCGACTACCTGAAGAACAACTAAACCTCCGTTATGCAGCTAACGCGAAAAAAGACCTTGCTCATTTTGCTGGTGGCCGTGCTGGCCGCTTTCTGGCAGGTAGCCTTTTTTCGCAACACGCTCAAATGGGACGCCCTCGATATCTCCTTTCCGTGGCGGTTCATCATCACCGCTACGGCGTGGCATGGCGAGTTGCCTTTGTGGAACCCGTTCCAGTTCCTGGGATTTTCACAGCACAGCGATCCGCAAACCTGGTATCCCGTCTTCTGGCTCTTTGCCCTTGCCGGGAAATACACCCTTTACTCGCTGAGCCTCGAGTTTTTACTGCACATTTTCCTGGCTGGTTGGGGCATGTTTCGCTTAACGCGAAGCCGAGGACTGTTGCCGGAAGTAGCGCTCTTCTGTTCCATCGGGTACATGTTCTCGGGCTTTTTTGTGGGAAATGCCCAACACCTGGGCTGGATCATTAGTGGCGCCTGGCTTCCGTTTGTCTTCAATGCTTATCTACGTTTCCTGGAAAAGGAAAAACCGCGCCACCTGGCTTTGACGGTCCTTTACCTCTTTTTCCTGTTCACCGGCGGTTACCTCGCCTTTTTTGTCACCACCGTCTATCTTCTCATCGGTATTTTTCTGTGGCGTACCTACCGGGAAATCCGAAACAAAGCATTTGCACGGCTGGCCCGCCAATGGAAAAGCCATCTGTTGCTCGGCGTTATTTTCTCCGTGGTTAGTGCTGTCGTCTGGTTTTCGCTGCTCGACCTGATACCGGCCATGCACCGCGGAAACGGCATCTCGCTGGAGCGGGCGCTCTCGGTTCCGTTCTATCCGGTTGACCTGCTCTCGCTCTTTTTCCCGGCAGCGCAGAATTACAGTCGCTCATTCTGGATTGGCGACCAGTCAATGATCAACGTTTTCTTCGGCATACTGCCCATAACGCTATTCGTTGCCTGGATTTTTACCAAAGGAAAGAAACGTACCGAGTGGTGGTACTTTGCCGGCGCCCTGTTTTTCCTGGCCGTATCGCTCGGACAAAGTCTGCCGTTACGGACGTGGCTTTATTACGCCCTACCCCTTTTCAACTATTTCCGCATTCCGGCCCTTTTCCGGCTGTTTTTCGTGTTTTTCAGCTTGCTGTTGGCCGGGACATTCCTCAACCGGATGATCGCACATCATAAGCACCGGTTGCGAAGAATGACGGCCGTTGCGCTCTTTGTTTTCGCACTGTTCGCCTCTCTCCTGCTCTTTTTCCTGACGGGAAAACCGGAAGACCAGGCGCTGCATGCCATTTTCCGGCAAGCGGTATTGGAGGAAATTCTGCTCTTCGCTTTCTGGTATCTCATTCTCCGGATGAAGAAATCGAACTGGCGACTGGTGTTGCCCGGGCTTATTTTCATCGACATGCTGTTCGCCGTTCAAAGCAACATTCGCATGTCGGTCATCGACGATTTCAGGCCGGCTCAGACACAAGCTGAGTTGAACCGGCTGCCCAAAGGTTTCCCAATTCCCGATTTAAACCAACGAATTGCCACCGTTCGCCAACGAACACCCGATATTCGTCCGCTGTGGCGGAATGTGCCAACTTTCTACAAGCAAATTAGTTTCGACGGCTATTCGCCTTATCAGTACCGCAATTGGCTCGCGCTGGAAGATTCGTCCGTTTTTCGGGAGGTAATCAACCATCCGTTGCTCTTCTTCCGGAAGGAAAACGGTAACGATTCAACCCGAATTGTCATCACCGGATTTGGGGCTAATTACATCGAGGTGGATGTTTCGCTGAAGGGACCTTCGGAACTAATGTATCTGCAGAATTTCAAAAACGGCTGGCAGGCTTTCATCGATGGGAAAGCGACAACCATTCAGCCGGCTTACCGGTCCTTGATGCAGACTTCGGTGCCGGCCGGTGAGCATCACATCCGGTTCCGCTATCATCCGAACAAAGTGCTGGCAGCGTTCGCGGTTTCAGCCATCAGCTTTTTGCTTCTGTTAGTTTGGCTCTTGTGGGACTCTTTTCTGCGGAAGCGAAAAAAGAAAACGGTTGCCTGACGCGATTTTTTTAACTTGGGGCAAGAAAACAAACCTGACGGAATGCACAAACGAATTTACTTCCTCCTGCTTTTACTGGTTACCGGAATCACCCAGGCCCAGG
This Prolixibacter sp. NT017 DNA region includes the following protein-coding sequences:
- a CDS encoding DUF4252 domain-containing protein is translated as MSLIYKIGIMIALLLTSLVSNGQSKSYRIYSEFDQQDGFSWFSVSKSMLDVVDLTLNDENKKVTGDLKEIRIMVFNPKKTQLHKDFYRMMNHKLSRMRYKKAEPEDSDPSDNVAFWIKGNKRKVRECHIVIGNDNPNGLNCLISFYGDMDVRNLDELKSIGESQIDL
- a CDS encoding PadR family transcriptional regulator, whose amino-acid sequence is MKLENTKAQMRKGVLEYCILLILSKRPSYASDIIGEMKSARMIVVEGTLYPLLTRLKNAGLLGYRWEESSQGPPRKYYELTENGSQFLSELEGSWQELVGAVAEIKNS
- a CDS encoding non-canonical purine NTP diphosphatase gives rise to the protein MKKLVFATNNPHKLRELREILGEQFELLSLNDIGCADDIPETGDTLEANAAQKSFYIWDRYHINCFADDTGLEIDALNGEPGVYSARYAGEAKDARENVKKVLREMNGENNRTARFRTVISLIIDGKETQFDGIVEGEILTETRGDAGFGYDPIFLPEGKQKAFAEMEADEKNEISHRGRAVAKLVDYLKNN
- a CDS encoding PspC domain-containing protein, encoding MQKRLTRSYHKSLLGVCGGISEYLNPQMDPVFVRIAWVVLSFINPLMVVLYFVLAIIMPEPDYRYHSGY
- a CDS encoding DNA/RNA non-specific endonuclease, with the translated sequence MKKLPTNLQRWLFMAFVILAIASCSKNDVPGTSPDNNQTGTDSGSGNNSEPFSLTETFEKGEKTAYAVGNVTLSTGSWYFDDALLGNLSSDAKDGNQSVRLRNGSVAMNFDINGVQMLYVKHAKFGNDGNSTWKLMLSDDGGSTYTQIGSDISETSTTLKTDSFSISDTLAVRFKIQKTGDTRINLDDITFKGIGDPGVSVSEPDTTSTGGGGGSTSDAAEPRDVTVGTDAPPASGDNSNLLLGNPSDAVNSIVSKDNYLIDMGYYTESYSASRAEPNWVSWHLDASNISHAVSRQDNFAAWADLPSDWFQVQDNSYHGSGFDRGHNCPSADRTSSVDANSATFLMTNMIPQAPNNNQHTWADLENYLRDEVRNKGYEIYIIMGSYGEGGTGYYGTTVNTIDNGNIAVPSHIWKIAVMLKTGDNDLSRIDSTTTVLAVNTPNTNNIDADWTQYIVTVRDIEKATGYNFLSELPQSVQDAIETKTYSVN
- a CDS encoding choice-of-anchor J domain-containing protein, with amino-acid sequence MNKLYKFLIIIAVALAGCNPMEDINNQLDQQKEAPTAEFEYTLSDADYSTISSEALAVAANKEDSTTASYIKSSLSLPEGFAADYVPAVLKSLHPALGKNSVAKVAYNFNNGPKAYLAEYTDAGTYYLQSSDYAAVGGEVKVNQFFSPSYPPEEYLPALLAGKYSDAADGTLKMVTYKYAQSDNPEGSMMNIFKEDFSGSLGDFQTFSVAGDQSWYAASYSSDEYAKMSGYSGGAQVNEDWLVSPAIDLSDYASPNMQITQAINYLNDQWDQISVLVSTDYNGTDISTATWNKINISTLPTGSNWDFVTSERVSLSDYAGQTIYIALKYTSSDTNAATWEVDQLVVSGIQPKVSFMSDFYQLNDGTWAKDQGAYVVNPDDYDAMGAPGKYNNFSSSDNPDDYLPQLLSIKYPYAQDGDKLAVVYKYYSGGTSTRADEYSFSMNEWTKYDPIEVKTDQFINVGSKWIFDPTVKFTMSSADYQLVVDAVKANPDTKNLVDSYGTGEFYYGANSHYNNFDLRIVKRTTGDFTQSEYADLSEEDASALIMQRVAEGVAVMLKAKFPNAVAQVSGVDVMYIVTFSSYENDGSYGKYTVTFQCTKSGPDPSFELVEGPTPVE
- the typA gene encoding translational GTPase TypA gives rise to the protein MQNIRNIAIIAHVDHGKTTLVDKMILHSKIFRDNQKPGELILDSNDLERERGITILSKNVSVVYKDIKINIIDTPGHSDFGGEVERVLNMADGVLLLVDAFEGTMPQTRFVLQKAIQLGLKPIVVINKVDKPNCRPEEVQEEVFDLMFSLDATEKQLDFPTVYGSAKQGWMSTDWKEKTDDIIPLLDAIVEHIPAPIENKGTPQMLITSLDYSKYVGRIAIGRVNRGELKEGMNVSLVKRDGKVIRTKIKELQTFTGLGREKVETVQNGDICALVGIDGFDIGDTVCDFENPEPLDPIAVDEPTMSMLFTINNSPFFGKEGKFVTSRHIHDRLMQELEKNLALRVETTESADAWNVHGRGVLHLSVLIETMRREGYELQVGQPQVLFREIGGEKHEPVELLHIDLPEEMSGTAVDMVTRRKGEMMNMERKGDRIHLEFEIPSRGIIGLRTGMLTATQGEAVMSHRFHKYDLFKGPIETRLNGSLIAMETGTAFAYALNKLQDRGRFFIDPQEEIYAGQVVGENSREGDLVLNVTKSKKLTNMRASGSDDKVRLAPPIRFSLEEALEYIQKDEYVEVTPKSIRLRKILLDENERKRASKK
- a CDS encoding PspC domain-containing protein, translating into MKRTLTINISGTVFHIDEDAYDKLQAYLLDINRYFGSDPEGREIIMDIEARIAELFQEKTKSDGNVVTIQHVEEVIEVMGRPSDFAVEEEEEEPTEHKKRTFRTGKRLYRDPEHQVIGGVCGGLGAYFNLDPVIFRLAFVLLFLVSHGIILLLYLIFWIVVPKAITTSQRLEMRGEDVNIDNIKKTIKDEFQDVKKNYQKFRNSPSYERGRDKINEAGSVLGSVLRVILKVIVIIIGVALIIGGLLTIIGLVGSLFISNTFLGIVPWGSHVVPNFFHFYVGTDTLNWLMISVAALVGIPLLALIYLGTKLVFRYKSNNAAVGLSAFALWIIALMILLGTGISKVNYFKRQGTYTQRREITTKADTLYLKLAPDEYRDYIDNDIQFDDMRIASLNGRTVLVGHPTFDIESTSGTEPELIIRSKARGKTIDMAQDNAEDANYKIVIKDSLVNFSPWFEIAEGKQWRDQEVHVILRLPVGKTVYLGDRMVKIINDIENTTNTWDGDMVGKYWTMTPQGLSMAK